Proteins from one Prevotella sp. E2-28 genomic window:
- a CDS encoding YhcH/YjgK/YiaL family protein, whose protein sequence is MIIDTLDNLSKYVGLNPLFADVVEFLKKNDLNTLEVGKYPIKDKDLFVNIAMAKGKAPDEAVLETHVKMIDIQIPLDGPETYGYTPLCRLPELEYNAEKDITKYPDLMAESFIDCQPGMFAVFFPQDGHAPCISMAPEIKKAIFKVKA, encoded by the coding sequence ATGATTATCGACACACTTGACAACCTGAGCAAATATGTAGGACTGAATCCTTTGTTTGCAGATGTGGTAGAGTTTTTAAAGAAGAACGACCTGAATACGTTGGAGGTCGGCAAGTATCCCATCAAAGACAAAGACCTCTTTGTTAATATCGCTATGGCTAAAGGAAAGGCACCTGATGAGGCCGTTCTTGAGACTCATGTTAAGATGATAGATATCCAGATTCCTTTAGATGGTCCTGAGACTTACGGCTATACTCCGTTGTGCAGACTGCCTGAATTGGAGTATAATGCTGAGAAAGATATAACGAAGTATCCCGACTTGATGGCCGAAAGTTTTATTGATTGTCAGCCAGGCATGTTTGCTGTATTCTTCCCACAGGACGGTCATGCGCCCTGCATCTCAATGGCTCCAGAGATTAAGAAAGCTATTTTCAAAGTAAAGGCATAG
- a CDS encoding biotin/lipoyl-containing protein, with protein MKEYKYTINGTKYEVAIGDIEDNIATVTVNGEEYKVEMEKEAEPEKKKPVLGKPAAPASSASDEPAANKAAVNKNNAIKAPLPGVITDIKVAVGDEVNIGDTVIVLEAMKMANNLQAEKAGKVTAICVKVGESVMEDDALIVIE; from the coding sequence ATGAAAGAATATAAGTATACTATCAACGGAACGAAATATGAAGTTGCAATAGGCGACATCGAGGATAACATCGCTACCGTTACAGTTAATGGAGAAGAGTACAAGGTAGAAATGGAGAAAGAGGCTGAGCCCGAGAAGAAAAAGCCCGTGCTTGGCAAGCCCGCAGCTCCTGCCTCAAGTGCTTCTGACGAGCCTGCTGCAAATAAAGCAGCTGTCAACAAGAATAATGCCATCAAGGCTCCTCTGCCCGGCGTTATCACCGACATCAAGGTTGCCGTAGGCGATGAGGTTAATATTGGCGATACCGTTATCGTGCTTGAAGCCATGAAGATGGCTAACAACCTGCAGGCCGAGAAGGCTGGTAAGGTGACTGCTATTTGCGTAAAAGTTGGCGAGAGCGTGATGGAAGACGATGCACTCATCGTTATTGAGTAA
- a CDS encoding alpha amylase C-terminal domain-containing protein has product MATTKKTAKKAEQQPKHIGLVQNDSWLEPFEEAIRGRHDHAVWKLNQLTRNGKKTLKDFASGHLYFGLHKQLRGWVFREWAPNATEIYLIGDFNNWQEDEKYKCKRIEGTGNWELKLRERDLKHGQLYKMKVKWEGGEGERIPAWCRRVVQDDETKIFSAQVWDPAPKYDFKKHNFKPKKSPLLIYECHVGMGQDAEKVGTYNEFRENVLPRVIKDGYNCIQVMAIQEHPYYGSFGYHVSSFFAPSSRFGTPEELKQLIDEAHKNGIAVIMDIVHSHAVKNEVEGLGNLAGDPNQFFYPGDRHEHPAWDSLCFDYGKDEVLHFLLSNCRYWLEEYQFDGFRFDGVTSMLYYSHGLGEAFCGYGDYFNGHEDDNAICYLTLANKLIHEVNPNAITIAEEVSGMPGLAAKFEDGGYGFDYRMAMNIPDYWIKTIKELSDENWKPSSIFWEVKNRRPDEKTISYCESHDQALVGDKTIIFRLIDADMYWHFAKKDVNGVAERGIALHKMIRLVTLAAINGGYLNFMGNEFGHPEWIDFPREGNGWSHKYARRQWNLVDNKDLCYHWLGDFDREMIKVVKSVRNFQDKPVVEIWHNDGDQVLAFMRGDLLFVFNFSPTQSFTDYGFLVPTGSYDVVLNTDSKDFGGFGFADDSVTHFTNYDPLYVNDRKEWLKLYIPARSAVVLKKN; this is encoded by the coding sequence ATGGCAACGACAAAAAAGACTGCGAAGAAGGCTGAACAGCAGCCTAAGCATATAGGACTTGTACAGAACGACTCATGGCTGGAACCCTTTGAGGAGGCCATCCGCGGACGTCATGATCATGCCGTTTGGAAGCTGAATCAGCTGACGCGTAACGGAAAGAAAACACTGAAGGACTTCGCGTCAGGACATCTGTATTTCGGACTGCATAAGCAATTGCGTGGATGGGTGTTCCGTGAGTGGGCACCTAATGCTACGGAAATCTACCTGATAGGTGACTTCAACAATTGGCAGGAGGACGAAAAATATAAATGTAAGCGTATAGAGGGTACGGGCAACTGGGAGTTGAAACTGCGTGAACGCGACTTGAAGCACGGCCAACTTTACAAGATGAAAGTAAAGTGGGAAGGCGGCGAAGGTGAACGTATTCCTGCTTGGTGCCGTCGTGTAGTACAGGATGATGAGACTAAGATTTTCTCAGCTCAGGTATGGGATCCCGCTCCAAAATATGACTTTAAGAAGCATAACTTCAAACCCAAGAAGAGTCCGTTGCTCATCTATGAGTGTCATGTAGGAATGGGACAGGATGCTGAGAAGGTGGGTACGTATAATGAATTCCGCGAGAACGTACTTCCACGAGTCATTAAGGATGGCTATAACTGCATCCAGGTGATGGCTATTCAAGAGCATCCCTATTATGGCTCGTTCGGCTATCACGTATCGTCATTCTTTGCACCTTCAAGCCGTTTTGGTACTCCTGAAGAATTAAAGCAGCTCATTGATGAGGCTCATAAAAATGGTATTGCCGTCATTATGGATATTGTTCATTCTCATGCTGTGAAGAATGAAGTAGAGGGCTTGGGTAATCTGGCTGGTGATCCTAACCAGTTCTTCTATCCCGGCGACCGTCATGAGCATCCGGCTTGGGATTCGCTCTGCTTCGATTATGGTAAGGATGAAGTTTTGCACTTCCTTCTCTCTAACTGTCGCTACTGGTTAGAGGAATATCAGTTCGATGGATTCCGCTTCGATGGTGTTACCTCTATGCTTTACTATAGTCATGGACTGGGTGAAGCTTTCTGTGGCTATGGCGATTATTTCAATGGTCATGAGGATGATAATGCTATATGCTATTTGACATTGGCTAACAAGCTGATTCATGAGGTGAATCCTAATGCTATCACTATCGCTGAGGAGGTGAGCGGTATGCCTGGCTTGGCCGCTAAGTTTGAAGACGGCGGTTACGGCTTCGACTATCGTATGGCCATGAATATTCCTGATTACTGGATTAAGACCATTAAAGAACTTTCTGACGAGAACTGGAAGCCTTCAAGTATCTTCTGGGAAGTGAAGAACCGTCGTCCTGATGAGAAGACAATCAGTTATTGCGAGAGTCATGATCAGGCACTCGTAGGTGATAAGACGATAATATTCCGCTTGATAGATGCCGATATGTACTGGCATTTTGCAAAGAAGGATGTTAACGGAGTTGCCGAACGTGGTATTGCACTTCATAAGATGATTCGTCTGGTAACGCTGGCTGCCATCAATGGTGGTTACCTGAACTTCATGGGTAATGAGTTCGGTCATCCAGAATGGATAGACTTCCCGCGTGAAGGAAACGGCTGGAGTCATAAATATGCCCGCAGACAGTGGAACTTGGTAGATAATAAAGATCTGTGTTATCATTGGTTGGGCGACTTCGACCGCGAGATGATAAAGGTTGTGAAGAGTGTTCGTAACTTCCAGGACAAACCCGTTGTGGAGATATGGCATAATGACGGAGACCAGGTGCTGGCATTTATGCGTGGTGACCTGTTGTTTGTGTTCAACTTCTCTCCAACACAGTCGTTTACTGATTACGGCTTCTTGGTGCCTACAGGTTCTTATGATGTAGTGCTGAACACTGATTCGAAGGATTTTGGTGGCTTTGGTTTTGCTGATGATAGCGTGACACATTTCACCAACTATGATCCTTTATATGTAAACGACCGTAAGGAGTGGCTTAAACTTTATATTCCAGCTCGTTCGGCTGTAGTTCTTAAGAAGAACTGA
- a CDS encoding MORN repeat-containing protein, whose amino-acid sequence MKLKSYILSLTLFILPAFVSAQKISLGSCITKDGGEYNGEMTAGKPHGKGKTVWKNGNHYEGEYIKGKREGHGIYTFYDGERYEGQWMQDHQHGQGTYYFQNNNKYVGLWFKDYQQGYGEMYYFNGDTYKGNWHEDKRNGKGKYVYASGAYYNGDWKDDKKDGRGFHSWADGSTYDGEWKNNLRSGKGKYIYASGDVYVGQWQNDLQHGKGIYRFQNGDIYEGDYVNGQRTGNGIVKFANGDRYNGQFLKGDKNGQGTFQWANGNSYSGQWKNDQPNGHGKLTTKAGDVVEGQFKNGHPEGECIGHLADGSKFKSQYKNGLRHGPAIEEDKDGKRIECNYENGKREGAFIEKDRNGTVVAKGTYNNGYRKTEK is encoded by the coding sequence ATGAAACTGAAATCATATATTTTATCACTAACACTATTCATCCTGCCTGCATTTGTATCAGCCCAAAAGATATCTTTAGGTAGTTGCATCACTAAAGATGGTGGTGAATACAACGGAGAGATGACAGCAGGAAAACCACACGGAAAGGGAAAAACAGTCTGGAAAAACGGTAATCACTATGAGGGTGAATACATAAAAGGCAAGCGTGAGGGTCACGGAATCTATACCTTCTATGACGGTGAGCGTTATGAAGGCCAGTGGATGCAGGATCATCAGCATGGTCAGGGAACGTACTATTTCCAGAATAATAATAAATACGTAGGTCTCTGGTTTAAGGATTACCAGCAGGGCTATGGTGAAATGTATTATTTCAACGGTGATACCTATAAAGGCAACTGGCATGAAGACAAACGCAACGGAAAGGGTAAGTATGTCTATGCCAGCGGAGCCTATTATAATGGTGACTGGAAGGACGATAAGAAGGATGGTCGCGGATTCCATAGCTGGGCAGACGGTTCGACGTATGATGGCGAATGGAAGAATAATTTGCGTTCAGGAAAAGGTAAGTATATTTATGCCAGTGGCGATGTGTATGTAGGCCAATGGCAAAACGACTTGCAGCACGGCAAGGGTATATACCGTTTCCAGAATGGCGATATCTACGAGGGTGATTATGTAAACGGACAGCGTACAGGCAATGGTATTGTAAAGTTCGCTAATGGTGATCGTTATAATGGTCAATTCCTGAAAGGTGATAAAAATGGACAGGGAACGTTCCAATGGGCTAATGGCAATTCTTACTCTGGTCAGTGGAAGAATGATCAGCCTAATGGTCACGGGAAACTTACAACTAAGGCTGGTGACGTGGTTGAGGGCCAATTTAAGAACGGACATCCCGAAGGTGAATGTATTGGACATTTGGCTGATGGCTCAAAATTCAAGTCTCAATATAAGAATGGGTTACGTCACGGGCCTGCCATAGAAGAAGATAAGGATGGCAAGCGCATAGAGTGTAACTATGAAAATGGTAAGCGCGAAGGTGCTTTTATTGAAAAAGACCGTAATGGCACTGTTGTTGCCAAAGGTACTTATAATAATGGTTATCGTAAAACAGAAAAATAA
- a CDS encoding DUF6057 family protein yields the protein MASSYNRMNNGTITHKVMCAICFLLFSFLWLYEFQADVLAVAQHVLSHGVTQYDRFVGALVTTAVLYVLQLCIAAITKLSRRTHALTYFPSMLILAVISDVNSDIDLQFSLGAWLWVFPLLLVVWVGGVWLARQMILYGVDEERDKNLVSRKLWLNLLQMTMMMLGVAFVGNTNAVFHYSAHAEVALMNNDFDEALRVGEKSLETNERLTMLRAFALSKKGKLADELFDYPIVGTSETLLPMQVKPQILSADSIWKHLGARSSKIIPSEQYYELMERDTLSTPAMADYRLCGYLIDRNLKAFVKMLPKYYEVSDSVSLPRHYKEALVLYLHQTASPSIIYHDPVLAEDWDNLQQLKAEYTKEPERQYRIFDKYQKSYWYYYYYHK from the coding sequence ATGGCAAGTAGTTATAATAGAATGAATAATGGCACCATCACCCACAAGGTGATGTGTGCTATTTGTTTCCTGCTCTTCTCATTCCTGTGGCTCTATGAGTTTCAGGCTGATGTGCTAGCTGTGGCCCAGCATGTGTTGAGTCACGGGGTGACACAGTATGATAGGTTTGTTGGGGCCTTGGTAACCACTGCTGTGTTGTATGTTCTGCAACTATGTATTGCCGCAATAACCAAGTTGTCAAGGAGAACACATGCGTTGACCTATTTCCCATCAATGCTTATCCTAGCTGTTATCTCAGATGTTAATTCTGACATTGACTTGCAATTCTCTCTAGGTGCCTGGCTGTGGGTATTCCCCTTGTTGCTGGTAGTTTGGGTAGGCGGTGTTTGGCTGGCTCGCCAGATGATTTTGTATGGCGTTGATGAAGAGCGTGATAAGAACTTAGTATCCAGAAAGCTTTGGCTGAATCTGCTTCAGATGACAATGATGATGCTAGGTGTTGCATTTGTAGGAAACACAAACGCGGTCTTTCATTATAGTGCTCATGCAGAGGTAGCACTCATGAATAATGATTTTGATGAAGCTTTAAGGGTAGGAGAGAAGTCGCTGGAAACGAATGAACGTTTGACGATGCTTCGTGCTTTTGCTTTATCGAAAAAGGGAAAATTGGCTGATGAGCTCTTTGATTATCCTATAGTAGGAACAAGTGAAACGCTTCTGCCGATGCAAGTGAAACCGCAGATATTGTCGGCTGACTCTATCTGGAAACATTTGGGAGCACGTTCTTCTAAAATAATCCCTTCGGAGCAGTATTATGAGCTTATGGAACGTGATACGCTGAGCACTCCTGCTATGGCTGATTATCGTTTGTGTGGCTATCTAATAGATCGTAATCTAAAAGCTTTTGTGAAGATGTTGCCAAAATATTATGAGGTATCTGATTCTGTGTCTTTGCCTCGCCATTATAAGGAAGCATTAGTGCTTTATCTTCATCAGACAGCTTCACCATCGATTATTTATCATGATCCGGTACTGGCAGAAGACTGGGATAATCTGCAGCAGTTGAAAGCAGAATATACCAAGGAGCCAGAGCGACAATATCGTATCTTTGACAAATACCAAAAGTCATATTGGTATTATTACTATTATCATAAGTAG